The Brassica napus cultivar Da-Ae chromosome C1, Da-Ae, whole genome shotgun sequence DNA segment TACTTAGTGGAGTTTCGTTTACCTTAATACTATTAGTCGTTATGCTCTTATCAGGGTTATGAAGCTATGGCATTTCCTGAGTTTGCACCGAGCCATTTTCCTAAGAATATGAATCCTAAAATGGTTAATAGGAACAGAAGAATGCTGGGTATTTTCATtccttttaaaatctataatgGTTTTGATCACGACTATGGTGGCATGTATATGGTTTTAAATTAGAGtacctttctttctttctaattTGGTTCTTAAatctaagaaaaatatattggtaTGAGCAAGATCGAGAAGATATATAATGGGCGTACGTTCTTGTGCAGGAGTATGTAAACAACCTGAAACTAATGCTTTTTTCCCTCCCTCAGGACACTATTGCGTTGCCCATGGGGACGGCTTAAAATAGAAATTGACAATGTAACTGATTAAACATATAAATGTAGTCGAAATCACTGAGCCATATAAGAAGCTTATGGAATTTTTTAATCTTATTCAACTTTCTATGTGCTAATAATCTTACCGTGTAAACTTCCCCATGTGGTGTTGGGCTGGCCATGTTTTGGGGAGCAAAACAAAGCTCTATATCGTTCTTGAGCTTGTCAGTAGAGATGTATTTGACAAATTCGTAAGAAACCATTCCATATCATAGTAGTGGTGGTGACTCTGACGAGTTGATTACGGCTGAAGATAATGTCAAAGAGAGATAACTTGGAGAGAAGGAGTCGAGATCTTGTCGTTTCCTATGTTCAAGGTTTCGCTGAAGAGATAATACTACCAAAGACGGTGCGGGTTCAAGCTCGAAAGCTATGGCTGTTTATAATAGAATGCCTTGGATGTGTGCTCAAAGAGATAATAACAATGTTCAAGAAAAGACTACACAAAACCTGCTTGAGTTGAtcagaccagtgaggttttatGCAACTGTTGATTCGGTTCTAAGAGTTTCTGGAGAGATCAACTTGCCAAAAGAGGGTTCCAAGGTCTCCATGAAACCGAAAGGGAAGATTTTTGGTAGGTATCTTGATCTGTTTTTCTAATTTAGATCACCGGCATAAAGGAGGAGTTAGGCTGGAATCTCTGGAAAGCTCAAAGGATGCCCAAGAAGGGAAGAATGAATCATCCGCGGAGACTGATACCTTGGAAATGGATAAACTTCAAATGATGCGTCTTTCTGGTATAGTGAAAACTTTCAAGGTCTTATCCTCAGCTGCTTGCTCTGTTTATTCTCATACTTTTCTGAACGTCATTCTTCTTAAAGTTATTCAAAGCAAATAAAAGTGCTTTGTAGTGATGAGATCTGAAAGATGTAATGTCATGTCTTTTCAATTTCAGTTTGGTGTCAAATTGATTTATTGTTTGTAATGTGTTGTGTAGATGACAATTCAAGATGTGAGAGAGAAGTGAAGATATTGGGATCTTTCTCTGGTCATGACAACTTTCCTCGTTTCCTTGATGCATATGGGATCATGATAATGTCTATACAGTGATGGAGTAAACTCTCTTTTAGCTCAGACATTATTCCAGATACAGCTTGGGAGAATCTTAACAAGTGGTTTGTTGTTTTACGTTATGTGAAGGAGGGGAGATTTTGGATTGAATACTCTCAGGTAGATGGACCGTCAATTTCAGAAGTATgattgttgtttttttattttttggtttcgaTCACTTTATAATGGACTTGGTTGTGTTTTATGTGCGGAGGTGGGAAGTACACGAAGGAGGACGCAAAGACTGTTACGATACAAATATTGAATGTGGTTGCATTTTGTCATCTCCAAGGTGTTGTACACCGAGATCTCAAACCCGAGGTGGTACAAAGCTCTTTAATTCAACTTATACATTTGATATTTCATCGctatctttttgaagtttactTAAAACGGTTTGGAACAGAATTCTCTTTGTACCTTTAAAGAAGACACCTCCCAGTTGAAGGCAATCTATTTTGGTTTCTCAGATTACTGTGAGCAGGTAAGAAGTtctcaaatttatattatatttcatcTGATTCAGAAGatgaaatatttgtatattcaCTATTACCCGGCTCCTCTAACAGTCTTGCAGGCAAGTTACACAACATAAACAACATAAATAACCCAAATCTAATGTTTTAACACATCTCTTTATCCACTATCTCGCTCTCTCCGCCTAGGCTGGCAGATGCAGAGAGCAGTACCAAGGATAGGTTACTACTTCCGGTAGACAGATCTGATAAAGTGACCTGCGCGCACAAAGCTACAATCATTCATAGAAGAACTCAAGCGGCCTATCTAGTTCACCACTCCTATGGCGATTGTGGTCATACACCGAGTTAACCTTTGAGAACATCTCAATGGTGATGGTGGATCATCTTGGAGACCTCGCTGTCACTAGCTCCTCCCTCGCCTCCTCCTTCTGCAACCTCATTGGCTTCAGTTTTATTGTAAAagatttttatcatattttatatttccttttGTGTAAGTTGATACTTGGTACATGTATATATGTTACTTATACAACCTTGGAAACTGCACCTTCTCTTCGCTTGACTGTTTTTTTATCACCTGATTGctaattcttttaaaaatgtttacacGCTTTTCTTCTACATGCAATCTTTGATTGtcattttaaatagttaaatgaACTCCTTACAACATTTGGTTTCAGTAAGGTTAACGTTCTATATCAAGCCTTCATCGAAATGGGTAAGAGTGTCTAACAGAGGTTACGTAATTGTATATGTGATAATCCTTCAACGATCCCTTAATGGGAAAAAGTGGTGGAAGAGCAATAATAAACTCAGCTACCCACCTAACGTAAAACATCCAACTcaattccagtttccagttacttaaataagatatttacaCCATTTTTAATGACATTTTATGCTATGCAGGCATACATCTATGTATGGTTTGCAACCATGTCTAAAACGTTATGGTGGATTCTTTGGCTCACACACTTTCTTGCGGACAACTCCTATCTACATTAATTCAAACCATATATTAAGGTTTATGTCATACATATTCTTAAGAAATTCGTCATCTGGTTCACAGGTTTTAATATACAATAGTTCAAGTTGTGAGTATCGAGTACTCAATTTAAGAATTCATAACAACAACCTTTCAAGCTAGGGGTTTCAAATCAGtcattgattttttctttttaaattagtCCTACTTATTTCAACAAGATTGGATAAAAGCAACAATGTAAAGCCCTTGCAATGGAGCATACAACCCACTAGgggttttcaaaaaaattatacaataaacaagcaaaaaactaacaaaatttaAGATCTCAAATGTCATACGACCCGCGCGGGCACACCACTAGTCTTCCATAAactgatcaaaactcaaaacaagaCCAGGATTGATGTTATTATCACAGTTAAAATGTTTTTGATCAGAAAATTTATCTGGTTCAAGTTTCTTAAAAGAATAAATCATGTTATCAAAAACAGAGTTTGaaacacaaaattattttactCTTTCAAGACCAAAAAATTTTACATCACTAGAAGAGACCATAACAAACATGTCAGGCACAAAATTAACCATATCAAGACCTTACAGTGCTCTTGAGAGTTCAGAGAGAATGACTTAGCATCTGTTTTTCCTTCAATGTTGTTTGGCTTCTCCAACACTTCGTCTGGTGGTGAACTCGTTTGTGCTTCTTCTGCTGAGTTTTCTTCTAAGACCTGAGACCCTGAAACAAGGCTACTCGGATGCACCGGTTCAAAACAAGTTAGTTGATCACATGTTTTGTTGAGAACAAGTTCAGACTgaggagagaaaagagaaaactcATTTTCTGTCTCAGGTTCTGTACTTACCTTAGATGGCTCTGTTTTTAGCTTTTGGATAGCTGATTCCTTTGTAGAAATCAGTTGCTCACTGACTCTTGAGAGAGGACGTGGGTCTGGCTTTCTTTGCTTATTTGACTGAGACTTTCTTGGGTGATTATGATCATGGCAAGGTCTTGTCTCCTCTTTGGCCTGTCTTGGTTGTCTATTGCTGTAGTTACCAGAATCAAAGTGTTTCTTCATGAAGTGTTTCAGCTCAAACCAGGATGCAACTTGTGTTTCTCCTGTTCTTATTCTGGTAGTAACAAGCTGATCCCACCACTGAATGGCATCACCACAGTACTCTGTTGTAGCCaatttaaccttctttctttctgAGTAGTTTTGGCCATCAAAGACAAGTTCCATTTTCTATTCCCACTCCAAATAGCCATCATGGTCATTTTTTCCACAGAAAGATGGTATCGTGCTCTTTCTTTTGATCTTAGCATCGTTCTGAAACTGAGAAACATTACCAAAGAAATCATCAGCATGTTTCTTTTGTAAAAGATCAgtctttttcataattttcatgATCTCAAACATAATTGCTTCCATCtgaaatttattcaatttcaGAGTTGGTGCCTCCTTTCTTTTACTAACATCTCCagccattgtttttttttacaatctcAACAAGAAAAATTAGCACAATAACAGATAGCAGAAGCCTCACTTTTCTCTTCTGGTTCTCTCTGATTTTTCTATGAATTTTTTTGTGACTTTTCTCTGTGAATCAAGTAGCTCAGCAACAAAAAAGATCAAAATTCAGAGAACAAATCCCAACCCCAAAACATAAGAAAGATATAGACAGATTACAAGAGGCATTACCACCAGGGCTTGATTTCTCTTCAGCCAAGTTGGATTTCTCttcaactttatttttttttttttttttttttttttttttttttaatctggttGGCcctctttcagattatacatatagaaagataagagatttctGAGAAAATTGCAGGGAAAATTGCAGAGAATAGAAAACAGATTcccaaaaacaaagagagaagtTTTAGAATCAAACCCAGATCAAGAGCCTTCAGatctgctctgataccacttaatgcaATCCAGATGAGGATGCAGTCCCTTGAATAATCTTGAGGATCGGATTATTAGGGTTGTGAAGATACTGAATGCTACTAGCACAAACAGAACCGATTTGATGAAGGATCAGGTTACTAACACTGATCTGATTATGAAGAGATGATGGATCTGTGGGTAGATGTCGAGATGGTTGATGAACTTAAGTGTGAGATCTATTGATTGATCAAACACTTGCTTGATGCCTTAGTCCGTGAGGGCAACCCCACTAGTGAACAAGACAGGTGCTTATGGAGATCACCTCCTAGGCAATCAATGCTCAAGAACTGAACAAAGGAATCACAAGTTTCGAAGaaagttttgataaaaaaaagtgattaggtttttcagaaacaaaagagagtttaaGTAGCAACAAAGAAGGAAAAGAAGTTGAAAGGTCCTAATACTTAATAAAATcgaaaataaaagtaataagACTTAGATTTTGAAATAACACTTAGACCAGTCCAAAGACTGAGTAAGTGAAGAGTTGGCTCGGTTCCTTGGCTTGATTTCCGTCTGTTTCAGAGTGAAACAAAGCAGCAATTGATTTTTTCAGTCTTTTGGTTTGTGATCTAGTAACTGGGCCCTTAGACAAGCAGAATGGATCCTTGTCTTGATTGGTTTCGGTTGAGAAAGTCATGTCTGGTCCGTCATCAGTTTGGGTCCGAGTCTGAGTATCACCGAGTCCATTTAGCTCCAAATCTGCTTCATAGTTACTTGATTGTTGCATCCACTCAGTTCCATCCATAGAGTTGTATCCACGAGTTTCTGCATCCACCAGTTTGGCATCCACATAGTTGCATCCACGGGGTTGAATCAATTTCAAATTATCTTCTAGCTCGACCATGCTTGCATCACCTTATGACCTTCTCTAACTTATATATACCAATCACACATGCCATATTCCCAAACAATGCAAACACCCACATACAAGTCTTAATCATCATAAACTATATTTGTTTTAGCAACCTATAAGTAGATCCAGTTGTTTACACATTAcaatgcaatatatatatgtgtatatatatgatatagtTCATTTATAAAACAACTACACGTATGCTTATAAATAACACGAAGGTACAAATGATTTAGTTAGAAACTCGTACTATGAAGCGATAAtgaaaaaatgaagaatatatCATATAAGTCCTCACCTTGGCCTTATATCTACAATTAGAAATGGGAGAAGAAACAGATCGGAAGCTTACggctttcaaaaaattataccTACAAAGAAAAGGGTAAGTGATACAACCAAAGACTCCAGATGAGGGATCAAAGATAAAATAGAAGAAGGAGACGAAGAAAACTAAAACTAACTCGTGGCCAGATCGAAAAAGAAGACGTGAATGTATGTATCTAGGCACAaagatattattttaaattatatagaaaatacttaaatttatttttctttgtttattactgtaaaagtttttaaaatatatagaaaatacttaaatttagttttctttattctttatttttatttcacattcaaaaatatcaaaaataatttagaCTATTTAGTAACTTTGTAACAAATTATGAGTTATGAcaataaaaacatcaaaacttaaaaactctaagtatttaaatgtctaatgcgaataacaaaattaaactaatacctaaccacatcaactaatttttgTTCTCTCTATCATCGTTCAATTCATTTTCGTCATGTGGCAtagtgaaatcttcatcaaagTCGTATTGTAAGTGAGATTCacgataaacaaaaaataaattaaaaataagtagAAGGATATACAAAGTCGACAGTAAAGACGATagttaaaaagagaaaacctCATTTTTATTTAGAGCacaaaacatatttaataaaGTAACTAAAAAATCTAAGAGAAAAAAGTAAAAGGTATTTATTGGGTCAACTAGTATTTCAGCGGGTGGCCGGGTTCACGGATTTAACGGTTCTCTGCGGGTTTTATCAGGTTTATAAAtaatggatttaaaaaaaataaaaatctgattAGATATAGAGTTAACGGCCCTACCATTTCAACCGCATGTTCTAGTCGGATTTCAAAACACTGCTATAAACCAATGTTTTTGGCTATACGTAAGTTTAGCCAAAAAAagccataaaataaaaaaatgtgcTTATACATTTGTAACCATTCTAAATTGAGACTTTTCATCTACGATTCTACTGTGACACAATCATGGCTAAATAACCATGTTTTAGTTACGAAACATTTGTGCATACTTTAGTTACGAAATAAATAGTGACgtggtttttaattttctaaaaataaaaaatacaaataaaagagaaatttttttatatatcaaaattagttttaaaataatgctATTTTATTAAAGGGGTTATTGGTAAAGTGAATTCTCGTgaactttgaaaattttgaaatttctttGTTATTAGTTCttggatttcaaaaatcttaatagaatctattgttattggtttaagaatttttgAATAAACGAAGTGGAAATAGAAGCACAACAAATTGGGTTGCCA contains these protein-coding regions:
- the LOC111201853 gene encoding uncharacterized protein LOC111201853, which gives rise to MTQKMSLMLNGDFLRRLLRRLKLKVKIKSDKKLDGQHSGSWFQRHAEQRGINKGYEAMAFPEFAPSHFPKNMNPKMVNRNRRMLGIFIPFKIYNGFDHDYGGMYMVLN